The following are from one region of the Lynx canadensis isolate LIC74 chromosome D4, mLynCan4.pri.v2, whole genome shotgun sequence genome:
- the LINGO2 gene encoding leucine-rich repeat and immunoglobulin-like domain-containing nogo receptor-interacting protein 2, with amino-acid sequence MLHTAISCWQPFLGLAVVLLFMGSTIGCPARCECSAQNKSVSCHRRRLIAIPEGIPIETKILDLSKNRLKSVNPEEFISYPLLEEIDLSDNIIANVEPGAFNNLFNLRSLRLKGNRLKLVPLGVFTGLSNLTKLDISENKIVILLDYMFQDLHNLKFLEVGDNDLVYISHRAFSGLLSLEQLTLEKCNLTAVPTEALSHLRSLISLHLKHLNINNMPVYAFKRLFHLKHLEIDYWPLLDMMPANSLYGLNLTSLSITNTNLSTVPFLAFKHLVYLTHLNLSYNPISTIEAGMFSDLIRLQELHIVGAQLRTIEPHSFQGLRFLRVLNVSQNLLETLEENVFSSPRALEVLSINNNPLACDCRLLWILQRHPTLQFGGQQPMCAGPDTIRERSFKDFHSTALSFYFTCKKPKIREKKLQHLLVDEGQTVQLECNADGDPQPVISWVTPRRRFITTKSNGRATVLGDGTLEIRFAQDQDSGMYVCIASNAAGNDTFTASLTVKGFTSDRFLYANRTPMYMTDSNDTISNGTNVNTFSLDLKTILVSTAMGCFTFLGVVLFCFLLLFVWSRGKGKHKNSIDLEYVPRKNNGAVVEGEVAGPRRFNMKMI; translated from the coding sequence ATGCTTCACACCGCCATATCATGTTGGCAGCCATTCCTGGGTCTGGCTGTGGTGTTACTCTTCATGGGATCCACCATCGGCTGCCCTGCTCGCTGTGAGTGCTCCGCCCAGAACAAATCTGTTAGCTGCCACAGAAGGCGGCTGATCGCCATCCCAGAGGGCATTCCCATCGAGACCAAAATCTTGGACCTCAGCAAGAACAGGCTGAAAAGTGTCAACCCTGAGGAATTCATATCATATCCTCTGCTGGAGGAGATAGACTTGAGTGACAATATCATCGCCAATGTGGAGCCAGGAGCATTTAACAATCTCTTTAACCTTCGTTCCCTCCGCCTAAAAGGCAATCGCCTAAAGCTGGTCCCTTTGGGAGTATTCACGGGGCTATCCAACCTCACCAAGCTGGACATTAGTGAGAATAAGATTGTCATTTTACTGGACTACATGTTCCAAGACCTTCATAACCTGAAGTTTCTAGAAGTGGGGGACAATGATTTGGTTTACATATCACACAGGGCCTTCAGTGGGCTGCTGAGCTTGGAGCAGCTCACCCTGGAGAAATGCAACCTAACAGCAGTACCAACAGAAGCCCTCTCCCACCTCCGCAGCCTCATCAGCCTGCATCTGAAGCATCTCAATATCAACAATATGCCTGTGTATGCCTTTAAAAGATTGTTCCACCTGAAACATCTAGAGATTGACTATTGGCCTTTACTGGATATGATGCCTGCCAATAGCCTCTATGGTCTTAACCTCACATCCCTCTCCATCACCAATACCAACCTGTCCACTGTTCCCTTCCTTGCCTTTAAACACCTGGTATATCTGACCCATCTTAACCTCTCCTACAATCCCATCAGCACTATCGAAGCAGGCATGTTCTCTGACCTGATCCGCCTTCAGGAGCTCCATATCGTGGGGGCCCAGCTCCGCACCATTGAGCCTCACTCCTTCCAAGGGCTCCGCTTCCTTCGTGTGCTCAACGTGTCTCAGAACCTACTGGAAACTTTGGAAGAGAATGTCTTCTCCTCCCCTAGGGCTTTGGAGGTCCTGAGCATCAATAACAACCCTCTGGCCTGTGACTGCCGTCTCCTCTGGATCCTGCAGCGGCATCCCACTCTGCAATTTGGTGGCCAGCAGCCCATGTGTGCTGGTCCAGACACCATCCGTGAGAGATCCTTCAAGGATTTCCACAGCACTgccctttctttttactttaccTGCAAAAAACCCAAAATCCGTGAAAAGAAGTTGCAGCATCTGCTAGTGGATGAAGGGCAGACGGTCCAGCTGGAATGCAATGCTGATGGAGACCCTCAGCCTGTGATTTCCTGGGTGACCCCTCGAAGGCGTTTTATCACCACCAAGTCCAATGGAAGAGCCACCGTGTTGGGCGATGGCACCTTGGAAATCCGCTTTGCCCAGGATCAAGACAGTGGGATGTATGTTTGCATCGCTAGCAACGCCGCTGGGAACGACACCTTCACAGCCTCTTTAACGGTGAAAGGATTCACTTCAGATCGCTTCCTTTATGCCAACAGGACCCCTATGTACATGACTGACTCTAATGACACCATTTCCAATGGCACCAATGTCAATACCTTTTCCCTGGACCTTAAAACAATACTGGTATCTACAGCCATGGGCTGTTTCACATTCCTGGgagtggttttattttgttttctcctcctttttgtgTGGAGCCGAGGGAAAGGCAAGCACAAAAACAGCATTGACCTTGAGTATGTACCCCGAAAAAACAATGGTGCTGTTGTGGAAGGGGAGGTGGCTGGACCCAGGAGGTTCAACATGAAAATGATTTGA